In Brassica rapa cultivar Chiifu-401-42 chromosome A06, CAAS_Brap_v3.01, whole genome shotgun sequence, a single window of DNA contains:
- the LOC103871144 gene encoding squamosa promoter-binding-like protein 4 isoform X1, whose product MDGKKTQGQGYLKKKASVSYLVEEELENDTDGEEEEKRKCVTDRFKGSSGSNDRGSSRLCQVDRCTADLKEAKQYHRRHKVCEVHAKASSVYLTGVKQRFCQQCSRFHELLEFDEAKRSCRKRLAGHNERRRKSSGESIGEGSGGRRGITAQMIQNQERSRIRVRSVTYPKAQENNRKPPPRLLKFQSHE is encoded by the exons ATGGATGGTAAGAAAACACAAGGACAAGGGTATCTGAAAAAGAAGGCTAGTGTGTCTTACCTTGTGGAAGAAGAATTGGAGAATGATACAGAtggagaggaggaagagaagaggAAATGTGTGACAGATAGGTTTAAAGGATCTAGCGGCAGCAATGATCGTGGCTCATCACGGCTTTGCCAAGTAGATAGATGCACAGCTGATCTGAAAGAAGCTAAACAGTATCACCGGAGGCACAAAGTGTGTGAAGTTCATGCAAAGGCATCTTCTGTCTATCTCACAGGCGTTAAACAACGGTTCTGTCAACAATGCAGCAG GTTCCATGAGCTCCTAGAGTTTGATGAAGCTAAAAGAAGTTGCCGGAAGCGCTTAGCTGGACACAACGAGAGGCGGAGGAAGAGCTCCGGTGAAAGTATTGGAGAAGGGTCAGGTGGTCGAAGAGGAATAACAGCTCAGATGATCCAGAATCAAGAAAGATCAAGG ATTCGAGTAAGGAGTGTGACTTATCCAAAAGCACAGGAGAATAATCGAAAGCCACCACCACGGTTACTGAAGTTTCAGAGCCACGAATGA
- the LOC103871143 gene encoding probable membrane-associated kinase regulator 1, with protein MEDDRRTTPKSGERSPDTSPEMSSSDFEFGSLTPSSPSHSEHSPADHLFLNGRLLPHTFPMTRSASRTTSENTFRSDSTSSRSSVSSCSPTSFTPRTSTCSVFKEETNVTCFGSRSEKTRSVRSGTCGMRNMSSSILDLKKPPSNNGKRVNTTTTSRHSYIPTQCKRKKATEIVTAQLYGSYTRRWQHITPVFKREGSVKSNGGGIKVGGRKKKTAKKKKKKAEERRGSKLMKWWKRVLKAVMLACRECHAMEPKRVVNYDADVKEKITKCS; from the coding sequence ATGGAGGACGACCGGAGAACTACCCCAAAGTCCGGCGAAAGAAGCCCGGATACATCGCCGGAGATGTCATCATCTGACTTTGAATTTGGATCGTTGACTCCTTCTTCCCCTTCCCATTCTGAACATTCTCCCGCCGATCACCTTTTTCTCAACGGCCGTCTATTACCACACACTTTTCCGATGACCCGTTCGGCGTCACGTACGACCAGCGAAAACACATTCCGGAGCGACAGCACGAGCAGCCGGAGTAGTGTTAGCAGCTGCAGCCCGACATCTTTTACTCCAAGAACAAGCACTTGCAGTGTCTTCAAAGAAGAGACCAATGTAACATGTTTTGGTTCTCGGTCTGAGAAGACTAGGAGCGTAAGGTCAGGGACTTGCGGCATGAGAAACATGTCATCCTCAATATTGGATTTAAAGAAGCCACCATCGAACAATGGTAAAAGAGTCAATACTACAACGACGAGTAGGCATTCATATATCCCCACGCAATGCAAGAGAAAGAAGGCGACGGAGATAGTGACGGCGCAGCTTTACGGGTCATATACGAGGCGGTGGCAGCATATAACTCCGGTGTTTAAAAGAGAAGGGTCGGTGAAAAGTAACGGAGGAGGGATTAAGGTTGgtggaaggaagaagaagacggcgaagaagaagaagaagaaggcagaggagagaagaggaagTAAGTTAATGAAGTGGTGGAAGAGGGTTTTAAAAGCGGTGATGTTGGCTTGCAGGGAGTGTCATGCAATGGAGCCTAAACGAGTTGTTAATTATGATGCTGATGTGAAAGAGAAGATAACTAAATGTTCATGA
- the LOC103871144 gene encoding squamosa promoter-binding-like protein 4 isoform X2, with protein sequence MDGKKTQGQGYLKKKASVSYLVEEELENDTDGEEEEKRKCVTDRFKGSSGSNDRGSSRLCQVDRCTADLKEAKQYHRRHKVCEVHAKASSVYLTGVKQRFCQQCSRFHELLEFDEAKRSCRKRLAGHNERRRKSSGESIGEGSGGRRGITAQMIQNQERSRVEMTLPMSNTSSFKRPQIR encoded by the exons ATGGATGGTAAGAAAACACAAGGACAAGGGTATCTGAAAAAGAAGGCTAGTGTGTCTTACCTTGTGGAAGAAGAATTGGAGAATGATACAGAtggagaggaggaagagaagaggAAATGTGTGACAGATAGGTTTAAAGGATCTAGCGGCAGCAATGATCGTGGCTCATCACGGCTTTGCCAAGTAGATAGATGCACAGCTGATCTGAAAGAAGCTAAACAGTATCACCGGAGGCACAAAGTGTGTGAAGTTCATGCAAAGGCATCTTCTGTCTATCTCACAGGCGTTAAACAACGGTTCTGTCAACAATGCAGCAG GTTCCATGAGCTCCTAGAGTTTGATGAAGCTAAAAGAAGTTGCCGGAAGCGCTTAGCTGGACACAACGAGAGGCGGAGGAAGAGCTCCGGTGAAAGTATTGGAGAAGGGTCAGGTGGTCGAAGAGGAATAACAGCTCAGATGATCCAGAATCAAGAAAGATCAAGGGTAGAGATGACACTTCCTATGTCAAACACATCATCATTCAAGCGACCACAGATTAGATAG